A region of the Candidatus Methylomirabilis oxygeniifera genome:
ATTACTCCGCCCTCAACCAGTGCGTCGAGGACGGCCTGGGCGTAGTCGCAGGTCACCTTCAAATTGTAGATGCTAGGAGTTAATCCGACAGCCAGGCAGAATCCTCGCGAAACCCTACAGGATCTCCATCTAACGGCGCACTTTAAGCCGCCACCTCTACCCTTGGTTTTACCAGTCGTGATCGGGGTGGGGCGACCTTCTCGATCCTGACATGCACCACTGCCTGCCCAGACTCC
Encoded here:
- a CDS encoding protein of unknown function (Evidence 5 : No homology to any previously reported sequences), translated to MREKPCVGKSSPGVWAGSGACQDREGRPTPITTGKTKGRGGGLKCAVRWRSCRVSRGFCLAVGLTPSIYNLKVTCDYAQAVLDALVEGGVIAVFNFAPAQLTAPDSVKVQNVDLSALLKTLSCHIARTERPRSCTP